One Oceanispirochaeta sp. genomic window, CACGAATTGACGGCAGCTCATAAACAGCTTCCCTTCAATACCGTGGTGAGAGTTACCAATTTATCCAATGGCAAAACCGTTAAGGTTCGCATCAACGACCGAGGTCCCTTTGTGGATGGCCGTACCATTGATCTCTCCTATGCAGCGGCTGTAGAGCTGGACATGATCAGCACCGGGACGGCCCCCATACTCCTGCAGGTTGAAAACATGGAGACCCTTGAAATTCGTTTTACCATCCAGGTGGGAGCCTATAGAAACCTGGAAAACGCCACTGCCATGAAACGGAAGCTCGAAGCCAATGGTTTTTCACCCCAGGCCAGGCTCAACAACAAGGGAGTCACCCAGATTATCCTGGCAGATATTCCTGAAGAAGAAACCATGGTTTTTGCCCGGAAACTGGAACAGCTGGGGATCAATAATATTCTAATAAAACAGAACTGATGCGTTTTCTCCCCCAAAGATATTTCTTTATGTTCTCCCTGCTCATCCTCGGACCGGTCCTCAATGGATCAGGGCAGGAAGAACTTCCCCTAGATGTCCCCTGGTTTGGCCAGGAGGAAAGCTGGGCCGATCAGGGACTGGGAGACAGCCCTACGATCACGATCAGGACTCACGGATGCGCCCTGACCTCCTCTGCCATGGTCCTCAATTACCTTGGAGTAAAAACAAATCCTGAAGAACTCAACAGATGGCTCCTCGAAAATGAGGGTTTTGAAGAAGGCTGGGATGATGAAGACGGAACATATCTGGGCCGAGTGAGGCTGATCTGGAATAGTCCGGTTCAGGGTTTTCCGGAAATAAAGGAATTCAACCGTTATGACTTTCACTCAGAACCAGCAGACCTTGCATTGATCCGCTCCTATCTGGATAGAGGTATCCCTGTGATTGCCGAAGTATTAAGGCCCCAGGGTATCCCCCATTTTGTTGT contains:
- a CDS encoding septal ring lytic transglycosylase RlpA family protein, producing MKKMIILSLIYLFATAVCLTAYEEEGIASWYGGKFHGRLTANGETFNTHELTAAHKQLPFNTVVRVTNLSNGKTVKVRINDRGPFVDGRTIDLSYAAAVELDMISTGTAPILLQVENMETLEIRFTIQVGAYRNLENATAMKRKLEANGFSPQARLNNKGVTQIILADIPEEETMVFARKLEQLGINNILIKQN
- a CDS encoding C39 family peptidase, with translation MFSLLILGPVLNGSGQEELPLDVPWFGQEESWADQGLGDSPTITIRTHGCALTSSAMVLNYLGVKTNPEELNRWLLENEGFEEGWDDEDGTYLGRVRLIWNSPVQGFPEIKEFNRYDFHSEPADLALIRSYLDRGIPVIAEVLRPQGIPHFVVLIAYSEDDFLIRDPLESDTKYLSEDYNISDKYGSGAARNIFGIRVYIPVD